The Chiloscyllium punctatum isolate Juve2018m unplaced genomic scaffold, sChiPun1.3 scaffold_906, whole genome shotgun sequence DNA window CATTAGGGGAATCAAAGACATACACATTAGATATCTAACACAGAGAGGAATTGGAGACATATGGATTATATACTTCAAGGAGGAAGGGAAATGGGAACGTATGGGTTATACACCTCATACAAGAGGGGAATCAGAGACATATGGATTACATAGCATTTGCACAGGTAGGGAATTGGAGACATGTGGATCATGTACATTGCACTGGGAGGGGATTCATAGACATACACATTACATACCTCGTGCAGGAGGGGAGGTGGGATATATGGATTATATACCACCCACAGGGAAAGGGAGAACGTATGGAATATACCTCGCACAGGGGAAGTAGGGGCATACGATTATATGCTTACCATGGGGAAAGTGGGAACATATGGATTATATAGATCCCATGGGTGAGGTGAGGACTAATGGATTATGTAGCTCACACAGGGTGAGTGGAGACATATGGATTATATACGGGGGAGCAGGGATGTATGGATGCCTGCCCTGTGACACTGATGTAGTAGTGGTAACCCCTCCCCAGGGGCTTCCATCCCACTGTGGTAAGGCCATTAacatcccccctttctctctctcctctctctctgtctctctctctctctctgtgtctctgtctctctctctgtctctctctgtctccctctctctgtctctgtctccctctctctgtctccctctctgtctctctctctccctctctctctctctttctctgactctctgtctccctctctctgtctctctttttctctctgtctctctctctctctctctctgtctctctctctctgtctccctctctctctgactctctctgtctctctttctgactctctctctctctctgtctctctctttttctctctgtctctgtctctctctctctctctgtctctctctctctctctctgtctctctctttttctctctgtctctctctctctctcactctctctctctgtctctctctttttctctctgtctctctctctctctcactctctctctctgtctctctccctctctctctctctctctctgtctctctctctctctctctctctctctctctctgtctctctcctctctctcactccctctctctctccctccatctctctctctctctctctgtctctctctcctctctgtccctctgtctctctctctgtctctctctctctgactctctctctctctgtctctctctctctgtctctccctccctctctctctctccctctctctctctctctctccccctctctctgtctctctccctccccccccctctctctctctctctctctctctccatctcccagaCCCCTGACTGAGCCCCCTATCCACCATGGAGAGCGAGGAGACAGACATCGTCTGCTCCGAACGTTACGGCTCCCACTGCAGCCGGCCGTACACTCGGAGCCGGGAGGGAAAACTCCACCGAGGTCAGTGCGAGGGGCTGAGGGAGTCAAGTCCTGCTATCAGCATCTTCACGGTGAGTGggagagtcagggagacagggagggacggggggtggtgtgggggggttggagagaaggaggggggtagagagagggggggagagagagagaaggggggagagagagagaggggggagagagaggtggagcagagagagagaggggggtagagagagagagggggggagagagagaggggggtagagagagagagcagggggggagagagagagagagaaggggggagggagagagagggggggagagagagggtgggagcaggagagagagaggggggtagagagagagagaggggggcagagagagagagagaggagggggagagagagagggggtagagagagagaagcagggggagagaggggggtagagagagagagaaggggggagagagagagaaggggggagagagagggggaggtagagagagagagaaggagggggagagagagggggggtagagagagagagaaggaggggagagagagagagagaagggggggagagagagagaggtggggggggagagagagtgggagagagggggggagagagagaggggggggaggagagaggggggttgagagagagggggggagagagagagagggggagagagagggggcagagagagggggggagagagagagtgggagcaggggagagagagaggggcgagagagagagagaagggggggagagagagggtgtgggagcaggagagagagagggggtagagagaggaggggggtagagagagaagggggggagagagaggagagagaggggggagagagagaaggagggggagagagagagtgggagcaggagagagagggggtagagagtggaggggggtagagatagaagggggagagagagggggagagagagagagagagagaaggagggggagagagagagtgggagcaggatagagaggggggtagagagagaaggaggtggagtgagagggagagaggggggagagagaggaggggagagagagagtgggagcagtagagagagaggggggtagagagagagagaaggagggggagaaagagagtgggagcaggggagagagagagagggggagcagtagagagagaggggggtagagagagagaaggagggggagagagagagtgggagcaggggagagagagagaggggggagcagtagagagagaggggggtagagagagagaaggagggggagagagagagtgggagcagggaggggggggtagagagagagagagaaagagggggagagagagagtgggagcaggagagagagggggggttagagagagaggagaggggagagagagagtgggagcaagggatgagagagggggttggagagagaagagaaggaggggggagagagagagaaagagggggagagaggggggtagagagaaagagaagagggggcagagagagagggaaggagggggagagagagagagaagaggggcagagatgagaggggaaggagggggagagagagagagagaggggggagagaggagagggggggagaaagagagagggggcagagagagggtggagagagaggaggagggggggagagagagaggagagagaggggagagagagagacggggtagagagaaagagaaggagggcagagagggcaacagagagagagagagagagagaggggagagagggggggagagagagagagggggggagagaaagagaggggagagagagggagagaggtggagagagagagagacgcagtagGAGAGAAAGAGAtgtggggagggagagaataggagagagagagagaaggggagagtgcaAAGGGtgtggagagatggggggggaaggagaggggagggagggtgccGGGTGAGGGAGGGacggggagggaggagggggcgctccatcccc harbors:
- the rusf1 gene encoding RUS family member 1: MESEETDIVCSERYGSHCSRPYTRSREGKLHRGQCEGLRESSPAISIFTSVFLPQGYPESVSEDYLGLSDLDTVQAFASSVTGTLATQAVLK